One genomic segment of Odocoileus virginianus isolate 20LAN1187 ecotype Illinois chromosome 17, Ovbor_1.2, whole genome shotgun sequence includes these proteins:
- the LOC110150124 gene encoding LOW QUALITY PROTEIN: A disintegrin and metalloproteinase with thrombospondin motifs 1-like (The sequence of the model RefSeq protein was modified relative to this genomic sequence to represent the inferred CDS: deleted 3 bases in 3 codons; substituted 1 base at 1 genomic stop codon) produces MASGCGYGLMEKWVCQKDASEFHLLRRRWRGDGGVKCGVVDDETQLAGGAEPVGEDATAQWAPRDRAPQRPGHRTGTGSLRKKRFVSSPRYVETMLVADQSMAEFHGRGLRHYLLTLFSVAARLYKHPSIRNSVSLVVVKILVIYEEEKGPEVTSNAALTLRNFCGWQKQHNPPSDRDAEHYDTAILFTRQDLCGAQTCDTLGMADVGTICDPSRSCSVIEDDGLQAAFTAAHELGHVFNMPHDDAKQCAGINSVNRDSHMMASMLSNLNHSQPWSPCSASMITTFLDNGHGECLMDEPRVAIQLPSNLPGTLYNADRQCQFTFGEESKHCPDAASTCSILWCTGTSGGLPVCQTKHFPWADGTSCGEGKWCVNSECLNKSDKKHFDTPVHGSWGPWGPWGDCSRTCGGGVQYTMRECDNPVPKNGGKYCEGKRMRYRSCNIQDCPEINGKSFREEQCEAHNEFSKASFGSGPAVEWIPKYAGVSPKDRCKLICQAKGIGYFFVLQPKVVDGTPCSPDSTSVCVQGQCVKAGCDRIIDSKKKFDKCGICGGSGSTCKKISGSVTSAKPGYHGIVTIPTGATNIEAKQRNQRGSRNNGSFLAIKAADGTYILNGDFTLSTLEQDITYKGTVLRYSGSSAALERIRSFSPLKEPLTIQVLTVGNALRPKIKYTYFMKKRKESFNAIPTFSEWVIEEWGECSKSCGLGVQRRLVECRDINRQPASECTKEVKPAGTRPCANLPCPRWXLGDWSPCSKTCGKGYKKRTLQCLSHDGGVLSHESCDPLKKPKHHIAFCTMAECS; encoded by the exons ATGGCCAGCGGCTGTGGTTATGGCCTCATGGAGAAGTGGGTCTGTCAGAAAGATGCCAGCGAGTTCCATCTCCTGCGGCGGAGGTGGCGGGGCGACGGCGGCGTCAAGTGCGGGGTCGTGGATGACGAGACCCAGCTGGCGGGGGGCGCGGAACCGGTGGGCGAGGACGCCACCGCGCAATGGGCGCCACGGGACCGAGCGCCACAGCGCCCGGGGCACCGAACAGGAACTGGAAGC TTAAGAAAGAAGCGATTTGTGTCCAGCCCCCGCTATGTGGAAACGATGCTTGTGGCTGACCAGTCCATGGCCGAGTTCCACGGCCGCGGGCTAAGGCACTACCTCCTGACCTTGTTCTCCGTAGCCGCCCGGTTATACAAACACCCCAGCATTCGCAATTCAGTGAGCTTGGTGGTGGTAAAGATCCTGGTCATCTACGAGGAAGAGAAGGGCCCAGAAGTGACTTCCAATGCTGCCCTTACCCTTCGGAACTTCTGCGGCTGGCAGAAACAGCACAACCCGCCCAGTGACCGGGATGCGGAACACTATGACACGGCAATTCTGTTCACCAGACAGGACCTGTGTGGTGCCCAGACATGTGATACTCTTGGGATGGCGGATGTTGGAACTATATGTGATCCCAGTAGAAGCTGCTCTGTCATAGAGGATGATGGCTTACAAGCCGCCTTCACTGCCGCCCACGAATTAGGCCATGTGTTTAACATGCCCCATGATGATGCCAAGCAGTGTGCTGGCATTAATAGTGTCAACCGGGATTCCCACATGATGGCGTCAATGCTTTCCAATCTGAACCACAGCCAGCCCTGGTCTCCCTGCAGTGCCTCCATGATTACAACATTTCTGGATAATGGTCATGGTGAATGTTTGATGGACGAGCCCCGGGTTGCCATACAGCTGCCCTCCAATCTCCCGGGGACCTTGTACAATGCCGACCGGCAGTGCCAGTTCACGTTCGGAGAGGAGTCCAAACACTGCCCAGACGCGGCCAGCACCTGCTCGATTCTCTGGTGCACGGGCACCTCTGGCGGATTGCCCGTGTGCCAGACCAAACACTTCCCCTGGGCTGACGGCACCAGCTGCGGAGAGGGGAAATGGTGTGTCAACAGCGAGTGCCTGAACAAGAGCGACAAGAAGCACTTTGATACCCCTGTTCACGGAAGCTGGGGGCCGTGGGGGCCCTGGGGAGACTGCTCGAGAACGTGTGGAGGCGGAGTTCAATATACGATGAGGGAGTGTGACAACCCGGTGCCGAAGAACGGAGGAAAATACTGCGAGGGCAAGCGCATGCGCTACAGGTCCTGCAACATCCAGGACTGTCCGGAGATTAACGGAAAAAGCTTTAGAGAGGAACAGTGTGAGGCACACAATGAATTCTCCAAAGCTTCCTTTGGCAGCGGGCCCGCAGTGGAGTGGATACCCAAATACGCAGGAGTCTCACCCAAGGACAGGTGCAAGCTTATCTGTCAAGCCAAAGGCATTGGCTACTTCTTCGTTTTGCAGCCCAAGGTGGTGGATGGCACCCCTTGTAGCCCAGATTCCACCTCCGTCTGTGTGCAAGGACAGTGTGTAAAAGCTGGCTGTGATCGCATCATAGACTCCAAAAAGAAGTTCGATAAATGTGGCATCTGTGGAGGAAGTGGatctacatgc aaaaaaatatCAGGATCAGTTACCAGTGCAAAACCCGGCTATCATGGTATCGTCACAATTCCAACCGGAGCCACAAACATCGAAGCGAAGCAACGGAATCAGAGAGGATCCAGAAATAACGGGAGCTTCCTGGCCATCAAAGCTGCCGACGGCACGTATATCCTGAACGGTGACTTCACTCTGTCCACTTTGGAGCAAGACATCACGTACAAAGGTACTGTCCTGAGGTACAGCGGCTCCTCGGCGGCACTAGAAAGAATCCGAAGCTTCAGCCCTCTCAAGGAGCCCTTAACCATCCAAGTCCTGACAGTGGGCAATGCCCTCCGACCCAAAATTAAATACACCTATTTcatgaagaagaggaaggaatcTTTCAATGCCATCCCTACTTTCTCGGAGTGGGTCATTGAAGAGTGGGGTGAGTGTTCCAAGTCATGTGGGCTGGGTGTGCAGAGAAGGCTCGTGGAGTGCCGGGACATCAACAGACAGCCTGCTTCAGAGTGCACCAAGGAAGTGAAGCCAGCCGGCACCAGACCTTGTGCGAACCTGCCTTGCCCCCGCTGGTAGCTGGGGGACTGGTCGCCGTGTTCCAAGACTTGCGGGAAGGGTTACAAGAAGAGAACCTTGCAGTGTCTGTCCCATGATGGGGGT GTGTTGTCTCATGAGAGCTGTGATCCTTTAAAGAAACCTAAACACCACATAGCCTTCTGCACGATGGCAGAGTGCAGTTAA